The Monomorium pharaonis isolate MP-MQ-018 chromosome 5, ASM1337386v2, whole genome shotgun sequence genome segment AAAGACATGAAcgttgtaaattaaaatacgtcTCTGGCTGAACTTGGAATGGACTCCATGATGGCTGTTGAAATCAAACAAACTTTGGAACGAGACTTTGACATTTTTCTTACTCCACACGAGATAGCTAATCTCACATTTGCAAAACTTAATAAGATATCCAATACAAACGTCAATAATTATGATAAGCAGCATGAGAATAATCTTAATGCAGATAAAGAGGCCTATGTGATAAAATTGCCAGTTGGTATTGTAAAAGACGAAGATTTTGTTTCAGAGATCTGTTGCAATCTCTCGACTAAAAATCAGAATACTACGACTGAAGTGTTTCTTATCCCGGGAATCGACGGTTGTGGAACGGTATTTCGTCATTTAGCtgcagatattaaattttctgcaacGTCTTTGCATTATAACACAAATAACATCGATGCTACAGACATCATGGACACAACTGATCGCATTATCAATATAAGCAATCGTACGAGTAATTTCATATTCTctgtaaagtttttataattttattttaaaagacataaagtttaaaaaatattttaataattactttaatattccCATAGCATGTATTATCCAAACTAAAAGACAGAAAAGACTTTGTAATGGTAGAATACTCCTTCGGATCTATTATCGCAATTGAGTTAACAAGAAGATTGGAAGACTTGAATTTTAAAGGTCGTTTGGTTCTTATCGACGGTGCTCCTGAACAAATGCGAatgatattcaaatattctacAACAAATTTTAACGATGTGGATCTCCAGTTTGCtgttttgattaatattatagaacTTTATTCACTAGGATCTAGTACAAAGGCATAAATGTTTTCTCaattatataagttaaaatttattgtacatttgcgatatatttttgtattttctgtggtaattattattaatattactttgctgttttaaaattttgtaatttatgtgTCTttgatttaatgtaaatttttatatttaaaaaaatgtataatttcatAGATTATAATGGAACTGGAAAATTGCAATACCTGGGAGGAGCGATACGATATTTTCGAAAGATCGTTTTTAGTTATGAATACGTCACTGTCCCCAGCAAATTTGAAGACGCTGTGTGCCACAGTTTACAAACATTCATCCGCTATTCGACACTACAATCCTTCTACATTGCCTCCCATTAATTCTCTTATAACATTGTTAAAACCTAAACAACCGTTGAATATACAAATGACGGATGAAGATTATGGTTtgcataagatatttttaagaagttgcattaatttatattttattgtagtaAGTCAGatttatcaaaagttttaagattaataaaaaagtataatatttaaggtAACTCAAAATGTAATTCAAGTACATTACGTCGATGGTACTCGTGTGACAATATTGAGAAACAAAAAGGTGTCGGCTGCAATTAACGGAGAATCACCCTTTATTATTTgaggtaattatttatgacattGAAAGATGAAAAAGTGTCTCCTGCGATTAACTGGGTACTACTGTTTCTAATTTTGTgctataatttatgaaacatttgttattattaagattctaaacattaaaaaatatttatattgcatatattataaaattaaaagtagtaTTAAGTCAATCTCATTGgccaaatttattcaaaaatcaATAGCCACAGTTACGACGTTTCAACCCTCGATTTGTGTCCTTATCAAGTGTGAGATGTTACGATAAATTACTGTGACGCACGCAAGTTTTATGGCATGTGCTTAAGTATGTCACAATTAGCGTGTGCCAAATTGAACAAGTTTAGattcacaaatattaaaatatcaatatttgtgATTCTAAACTTGTTCAATTTGGCACACGCTAATTGTGACATACTTGAGCACATGCCATAAAACTTGCGTGCGTCACAGTAATTTATCGTAACATCTCACACTTGATAAGGACACAAATCGAGGGTTGAAACGTCGTAATTGTGACTATtgatttttgaataaatttggcCAGTAAGGTTGATCTAAtactacttttaattttaattgttcacTGGCAAAGCAAAGaatcatttttatcttatatattataaactttttttcttaaaaataattataaaaagctattttaaaaaatgtttagaagtattaaaaaaaaaagtttatattatcgAGCTTCAAAATGagttttaaatcattaaaaatgtactcATTGTATAGTGCAATCATCTgaaacagtttttaaaatatttttacatatctttaaataattatttgtttattaaaaagaaataagtataaatacattatattttatagtaattttaattgtttatagttactatggaatattaatgtatttatatttacttttttttaataaactaattattatttgaaggtatgtaaaagtattttaaaaaacgtgTCAGATGATTGCACTATATACCACGAGCatctttttaatgatttaaaactCATTGTAAAGCTCGATATTAACCTTACTTTTTAAatccttttaaatattttttttaaaagctttttataattatttttaagaaaaatagtttataatacatacaatataaatattttaaaaaaagcaagaattttaattaaaacacgcacacacagcacacacacacacacacacgcacagacacacgcgcgcgcgcacgcacgcacacgcacgcacgcacgcacgcacacacatcaTTTTCCACAAAAGTAAACTTATATTAAAGGAAGTTATAAATggacttttaaaaattaataaaattataatcgtTTATTggaagtgagagagagaagaagctGCAGGGCTAAAAGATGTAGGGAATAGAGAGAATAGATCAGTTTAGTTTCCAAATTGGTGACAAATATTGAgagtaatgtttttttaatttcaagttttGAGTTTTGAGTCTACGAGGCTTTATGTTTTTAAGTCGATAAACCATTAGATTTCTTTATGTTTTAccatgttacattttattatgttgtgTTATGCATTATATTGTCATTATGTTTTCAAGTGCAAAGCgtcaattttctttattttgtaatgaattttaatattattattagaggATAATATGGTAGATGTAACCGGAGGCCACCTAAAGCCGAAAGGCAaggattatataataataaataataatattaataatataatcatttgtaacgtataataaataatatacgtaTACGTACTTGTaacgaataataaataatatatgtatatatactaccATGTAACATTATTCTTCTTTACCCttcttatttactttaaaattaataaaatggtaAATAAGTTCTGTGACTAGTCGTCCGCACATTTTAATAGTACATTATATAATGAGGGCATAAAGTCGGTCTATTGTTTGTATATGTTATTCTTAGAAGAATAcggttttattttgtaaaaattaatttaaacaaaataaagtttaaaaaaaattgcaaaaaagaattttttaattatctgtcgtattttcgtcaatttttcacttacatgtactttttttaaattaaagggcaaagactctactttgaaaatccctaggcgaaagtttgatttgttaagtgtaaaccttttgtatcgcataaaaaccaaacatgttttttttaattaaagaaataaaattttgttatcatatttcacaagtttctcgttaaaatcttgctaacattaatccagattcttaaagtttattcttttctaagcaattaaaaaaaaagtcgatacaatgttttttgttgattgtacacgagtttgaaatttgcactgcattttagaatattttagcgaataaatacggtatttgttgaatatcatgaattttgaatatcaatatgatattgcacattgattttattcgtgtttaactcaatcataccgctgtcATCAAAATGACCCGATGTGTACCATGTGGAGTTGACGATTGGATTTTACACATCATATGAAAAGGGTcgattttttcaataaaatttgaatttttattttttatgtttgagtatgtgtatatttatatgtgaTCTGAATAGACTGCTAAAATGGTGAATCTTCCGTTGACTCCAGTAAAATTGGCGCGtcagctatccgttatattcaAATTAGTAAGTGATGTAAATTTCCACTGATGAATTTCAGAGCTACATGATATGCAAAATCCGACCGTCAATCTCCACGTACGTggtgttatttaaaaaatcggccCTTTTCATATGATGTGTAAAATCCGATCGTCAACTCCACATGGTGTACATCGGGTCACTCTGATGACGGcagtatgattgagttaaacacaaataaaatcaatgtgcaatatcatattgatactcaaaaaaaataccgtacttattcgctaaaatactctagaatgcagtgcaaatttcaaactcgtgtgcaatcaacaaaaaacatcgtatcgacatgcttttttataattgcttagaaaaaaataaacttttctgaaagaatctggattaatattagattttaataagaaactTGTAAAAAGTGATAACAAAGAACTCCGCACAAAACAAATGCAAAAGAGAGTACAATCAAATTGGCTGAAACTGATTTATATGGTAGTTCATGACATCCTGATCAAAAGTCCTCATAAGCGTTAGGTCTGAAAATGGCCAGTGTTCGAGTTATGAAGGGTCAAAGATTAAGAGATAATAACTAAACCAAAGAGAcattgaaaaatgaaatatcgTATTGTCGCAAAGGGGAAACTGGTATATTGACAGGTATACcgtgacaaaaaaattgtgatgAGCACTTACTTCGTTGACCTGGTTGCAGCAGACGTTATTCTATCGTACACTGATTCTTTTCTCGCATGATCATCATTTACATAATCTTGTGAGTCGTCGTTGTATGTGAAGTTGATACGCATCGTTGAcgcattttacaatttaaaaacctgtttggttttcatgcgatacaaaaggttcacacttaataaatcaaatttccgcctagggattctcaaagtagaatcttttccctttaattaaaaaaaagtacatgtaatttggatgatttttcgcaaagttgcattactttgaagattaaaaattcagtcaaaaattttgtctcgtttttttgcgccagtatatttaatattttatttataaatttaattataatattaattatatgaattaacaaataatattgtttttatgcagaaataaatttttattttttttttgtccagataaaattattaatttaggaaaaaagtttataagttaaagtttatacgtttcaaaaataactagttaaagttaaaaattaaataatttataattaattaaattaaattaaaagttattaactttttaacttcattaataactttcaacattttaactaaattactactcaattcttataatatcTTAAGCATAAGCATTAtcgcattttttaatgcaatgttTAAAAGAAGCTTTTATTCTCATCAGTTATAGAAGCGTTATTTATagcacaatatttataaaacttgagAGATACTGGAGATCTCAGATGATATTAAGTGTTTAATTGTCCAATCGTTGCGTGAGTGTTTATCATTGTAGAATTGAGTGTCATGAAATAAAGAAGAGGTATAAAAGGAGAGTCCGCGGACATTGTACTCTTATTccgcgattgaattttgaatgGAAGAAGGCAATAAGCTCTACAAtcttttctgtaattttttaaataatattttttaatataatcttgGTGATAATCGTCGTGATAAATATTGAAGtgtcataaaaatactaaCGTTTTTGACTATATATAGAGACGATAAGTATAACCAATAGATATACTTcctaagaattattaaaatatttaaaaacattaattgccaataaaataaaagaatgataATTAGTAGATTCGGTGAAAGAGAATTCTATTAGGTACATACAAAAATACTAGTGGTTTATTTGAAAGGCAATTTTTGAATGTGTTCCATTGTCCAGACaggcaattttatttttataatatttatgataaataaaaattaatctatacaaactaaaaaaaatttgatatagacaaagtaaaaactttaatttttggaaagattttattaagcAAGTATAGAGATTGATAAGTTAcatttgtatgtatatgtgcgtTAAACAATAAAGCTATAAATGTAAGTacgttacataaaatatttattgctaaattatttaatgtaaaatatttattaaaaaccatAGTCTTGAAATAACTGGCAaaaatttctcattatttttatcgactgcttaattctattaataagtttattgatataaaatatattctctgtGTATGACTTTATCGTAATTGCGAAAGtatctttgaaaaatatttttaataaatattgagaaTACAGTGACACACCGAAAAACGCTATATTGATGCAATTTTCttggtataatatttataatattaataccattttaccaaaattaataatgtgtttatgtatttggtaacttaaattatttgaagtgTTCACAGATCACGAGAATGGATTTCATCTTTTTGGCACTATACACTCTTTGCATTATTGTGATTTACGCAGTTTCGTCGATAGTTCATCATGAGTATGTTCTTCGAcagaaacttaaaaatattcccCATACCGGCGGATATCCTCTTATTGGAATGACATTTGAGCAACTGACACTGTCGGAGTATGGTACGGAATTGTATacgtataattttagtatCACTCTTTTATTACAAGTGTTATTTGTGTATTCGCACACGTGGAATACAAAAGTTtgctatttataaatttgcatattaattaaaataatataaacattaatacatCTAATTGTTAGAACGCATAACatggtttataaaatttatggagAAGTCTAAAGAAGGAATATTTGTACAGTAGATTGGAAGCACGCCTTTTGTTATCGTGTACAAACCAGAATATTTAGAggtaaatactaattttaattcgttaataaaatattttttatgtttctgtTACAATTAGAAGAAATTGTCACTATTGACATAATTCTTCTTAAACGAAGAGGTATTTCAATGACTTTCGTTTAAGGGAGGATTCTCGTTTAGAagcttaaaaaaacaatttttttttcaattttttaaaacaatttataattaataaatttttttttgataatgaataaatattttaaacttttagtgtgttttacttaatattttaactacacaaaaaattgtatatataataaaaaaaggcttttttaattgattttattaaccGATGTTCctaacccagatagcacagagagttcaaaaagaactcaattgtatgttaccaattatgaattctttttgaaatgcaaaaagaattctttttgtaagaagaattctttttgcatctcaaaaagaattcataattggtgacatacaattgagttctttttgaattttatgtgCTATCTGGAAACGCCTTATTGCTGGACATATCTGTTGGCGTACATGATAGCGGCTTTAATTTTGGTCTAAaacaaataatcaaaaaaCATGTCAAACTTTATGCCAACACTTTctaaataaaccttaataaaaaattaaataaatgttaaaaatttaagaaatttttaagtccttgaaataaaattattttttgcctcaatatttcaatttttattagtaaaaaattatgtaaaacacttacttttattaattttttaggtgtatctagaagaaaatttaataattttttgaaataaatttgattcaaCTCGATCCgtcaagtaattttttttatcacgcaCGCCAAGTTGAAAAATACGAATTCGAgtaaaacgcgtttaaagtttttgtcAAAGAAAAGTAgtagttttttaaaacttacaaGCAATTTGAAGCTAATCAGGCATTCCAAGGACATATAA includes the following:
- the LOC118645637 gene encoding uncharacterized protein LOC118645637 → MDSMMAVEIKQTLERDFDIFLTPHEIANLTFAKLNKISNTNVNNYDKQHENNLNADKEAYVIKLPVGIVKDEDFVSEICCNLSTKNQNTTTEVFLIPGIDGCGTVFRHLAADIKFSATSLHYNTNNIDATDIMDTTDRIINISNRTSNFIFSVKFL